Proteins encoded by one window of Salvia splendens isolate huo1 chromosome 5, SspV2, whole genome shotgun sequence:
- the LOC121802586 gene encoding mannose/glucose-specific lectin Cramoll-like has protein sequence MYDPHPTTLAMAKLVQTLIPILPSIAIILAVANTACSQTTTFTYDFSGDHPKNHLTYQGDAHFPSETTHLRLTNPEPSQVGRALHPTPIQFWQTNGQIDFKTTINFIITPKEDKLPADGLAFFIAPAGSTIPVGSSGANLGIFNSSGIDPSVFAVEFDSHVNDPWDPNFRHVGIDIGSRISSNATEVGGAITGQRVSARINYAGATKKITVHVTAGEKAFHVSYEKNLSSFLPEKVQVGISASTGEETATHDVVSWYFSATMVNHKSSITI, from the coding sequence ATGTATGATCCACATCCCACAACACTAGCCATGGCCAAACTTGTGCAAACCCTAATCCCTATCCTCCCCTCCATCGCAATAATCCTGGCTGTCGCGAACACCGCGTGCTCACAAACGACAACCTTCACCTATGATTTCTCGGGCGATCACCCGAAAAATCACCTAACCTACCAAGGCGACGCCCACTTCCCTTCCGAAACAACCCACCTCCGCCTCACAAACCCCGAGCCATCCCAAGTCGGCCGAGCCTTACACCCAACCCCCATCCAATTCTGGCAAACCAACGGCCAGATCGACTTCAAAACCACCATAAACTTCATCATCACTCCCAAAGAAGACAAATTACCGGCCGACGGCCTCGCCTTCTTCATCGCCCCCGCCGGCTCCACCATCCCCGTCGGCTCCAGCGGCGCCAATCTCGGAATTTTCAACTCCTCCGGCATCGACCCTTCCGTCTTCGCCGTGGAATTCGACTCCCACGTCAACGATCCATGGGATCCTAATTTTCGCCACGTCGGCATTGACATCGGATCGAGGATTTCGAGCAATGCGACGGAGGTCGGCGGCGCCATCACCGGGCAGCGGGTTAGCGCCCGGATCAACTACGCGGGGGCCACGAAGAAGATCACTGTACATGTCACCGCAGGGGAGAAGGCGTTCCACGTCAGCTATGAGAAAAACTTGAGCAGCTTTCTTCCGGAGAAGGTTCAAGTCGGGATCTCCGCCTCCACCGGAGAAGAGACCGCCACCCACGACGTCGTGTCGTGGTATTTCAGCGCCACAATGGTGAATCACAAATCAAGCATTACCATATAA